One Candidatus Hydrogenedentota bacterium DNA window includes the following coding sequences:
- a CDS encoding glycosyltransferase family 2 protein: MQSDITVLIAAGSRAGILPVLLAALERQTLAPGRFEVVVSGQAGGDGTLEEAERFARGSPVRITCVECAAEGQAAALNLAAKTAKGRMLLFLDTLLLPSPRLVERHLAAHTEIQDPACVFGSMANHPRLRPGALTRWLLPEERPLPVKDSMPFAVWRMQNLSMPKAVFSELGGLDETYSPATAAIHLGLRAARLDLRTVVDGGARAHIWCECSLTGERRRLYFEGRALRRLADAMDVAGLEAHYHLSPPWWARFRDRLLVPYYVRAVEEHRPDDRPFGLARRRILRRERYAGFAHEAAGTPPVWPSAVSCTAEPAVPGDPFRDFE, from the coding sequence GTGCAGTCTGACATCACCGTACTGATTGCCGCCGGGAGCCGCGCGGGCATCTTGCCCGTGCTGCTTGCGGCGCTTGAGCGCCAGACCCTCGCCCCGGGCCGGTTCGAGGTGGTGGTGTCCGGCCAGGCGGGCGGCGACGGCACCCTCGAGGAGGCGGAACGTTTCGCCCGGGGATCTCCAGTGCGCATCACCTGCGTTGAGTGCGCCGCGGAGGGGCAGGCTGCCGCGCTCAATTTGGCGGCAAAGACGGCAAAGGGGCGGATGCTCCTTTTTCTGGACACCCTCCTGCTCCCCTCCCCCCGGCTGGTGGAGCGGCACTTGGCCGCCCACACGGAAATACAGGACCCCGCCTGTGTCTTCGGGAGCATGGCCAACCACCCCAGGCTCCGTCCCGGGGCGCTCACCCGGTGGCTGCTGCCCGAGGAGCGCCCCCTTCCGGTGAAGGATTCCATGCCTTTCGCGGTCTGGCGGATGCAGAATCTGAGCATGCCCAAGGCGGTCTTCTCCGAACTCGGCGGCCTCGATGAGACCTATTCCCCCGCGACGGCGGCCATCCACCTCGGACTCCGGGCGGCCCGTCTGGACCTGCGGACGGTTGTTGACGGCGGGGCGCGCGCGCACATCTGGTGTGAATGCTCCCTGACCGGCGAACGGCGGCGCCTGTATTTTGAGGGGCGGGCGCTCCGCCGCCTCGCGGATGCCATGGACGTGGCGGGACTCGAGGCCCATTACCATCTGTCGCCGCCGTGGTGGGCCCGGTTTCGGGACAGGCTGCTCGTGCCCTATTATGTGCGCGCCGTGGAGGAGCACCGGCCGGATGACCGTCCCTTCGGCCTGGCGCGCCGACGCATCCTGCGAAGAGAGCGGTATGCGGGCTTCGCGCACGAGGCGGCGGGCACGCCCCCGGTGTGGCCGTCCGCCGTTTCCTGCACTGCGGAACCCGCCGTCCCCGGAGACCCTTTCCGGGACTTCGAGTAG